AATGGGCTGGTAGAAGCCATCAAGGTAGTCAGCTGTTTCATGTGAATATTCCCCTTTTCTGGACTCTGCACACAAACTCCAGCAGAGGCAAGCTAGGATCGTTAGGACACCACTTTGCAGACTAACCGGTAAGCCTTAAACACCGTGTATTTGTCGTGCAACACAAAGACACCCAGGCTCAGTAAGGTCTGAGTGGTTCATGTACAAAGAACAACCACAGCTTGATGAGGCAAATTCCCTCGTTATAGCTGGTAGAGATCAAGCAGCACAGGGAGAGACAAAGTCATAGTTATTATGGAGCCACTGATTATAAATGGGGCAATTCTGCAGCAGATTTATATAAAAGCCTCTGAGAAAGTCTTGCAGAGTTTCACATATTCTCCCTTTCAAACCATATTTGTTTAAATAGGATGCCAAATGGTCTGACAGCATTTTTCCAGTTAGGTGAATATTAAATGATCAGAATTTTGGACATACTGTTGCAGCCTTTTACTGCAGGGCCTGATGGGCTCCAGCTGACCTCGTATGAATTGTCTGCAGGTGACTGGAACTGGCTGAAGAGTTTAATCAGCtacttttcccctcctccctcttcccccaccctctccctttccccctgaaagaaaagaaaaatcagtttgttgTGGCTCTAGTTTGGCCAGAGCCAGAAAGAGAAGCAGTAGAggtaaatttgatttttttcctcctctatttCTGGAATGATGATCAAAAGTTACTTAATGCTTCACTGCTATGGAATCCCAGCACTGAAGTGAGGAGTACTGTGGAGATTCTCAGGTGCAACAATATGCTCACGAAGACTCGCTGCAGTCTCCGGGAACAAGGACTTCCAGTCTACAGGTCAGATTTTTGCTATCTTTAATCACACCAAGGAGTGCTTTTGTCAAATGTTTCACGTTTTTCTCAATTACGCCAGGAGAATTTTATATGCAAGTAGCCACAGAAATCTAGGACAGCTAGCTTTGCAGTGCATCAgtttttaagaatgaaatatTCCCTGGTTTAGATTAATTTGCAAATCCTTTAATTGAGCTGAATTGATGAGTTAACTTCCAATACCACGTAGTGGATATACGGAAAAACTGTAAGTCTAAGGTGGGGGAATAAAAGAGCAGTATAGTTGTTTGTCAAAGTgggtaggaaaaagaaaagatcttaGTGATGTGACTTGATATTTACTTGCTACTATCTGGTAGTAATGGGGTAATTTGCTAGTAATGTAGTTTTTCCATTTTTGCCTTTCATGGTGAATGACAAAAGCGAAGTCCCCATCAGCTGGAACAGCAGTCTGTCTCTAGCGCAAATTTTCGAGTTGCTGATTAGCAAGTAAAGACAGACCTAGGAGTGCTTCTGGAATGGCTTACACCATTCAAGGGGAGTTTGTCTTCACCTGCAAAGCTGCTCAGTCCATTGCTTGCTTTAAAGGTGGTCTCAGATAGTTGCCTACATTTAAGTTAAATGAGGTTTTGTTGTCGGCAGTGGTAGGAGCTGAGTTCAAGCCTTTTGCCCCAGTGATTCTAGAAGTAGCGCGTTTCTGAGTAGCTGCTCATCCACAGCGTGTCGGGGTGAGCTGCTGTCTTAAATGGTGCCACCGTGGTCAGCTGGGAGTCATGTTTGGCCTCCAGCggcccagctggcagcagctgctcattCCCTAAGCATTAGGGTGGAGGTATGAAGTGAGCCTGAACTTGAGGCAGAAACTGGGAAGGTTGGATAGGTTTGGGGAAAGTACTCCAGCAGTGTATGCGTGATGGTCTAGAGGGACTGTGGGTATGTTTTATTGTCCCACACAGCTTGCCAGACACCATCAGTAACATCTGTACTGCAGAAAGTACCCGCTATGGACTATTACTGTGAATCTCTTCCCTGGCTTTAAGAAGCCTTTAGGCCCTAACTGAGATTCATGACCCTTTCAAGGCAAGAGAGATGCCCAGTGTTGGGTGGAAGGGCCAATTCCATCACTAGGAAATGTAAAGGTAGTTACAGAGAACGGTGATGGAAATAAGgggtgttttcttttgtctttgttcagGCTTGATTCTAgtaattcatagaatggtttgggttggaagggaccttaaagaccatctagttccaaccccctgccctgggcagggacacctcccaccagcccaggttgctccaagccccgtccaacctggccttgaacccctccagggatggggcagccacagcttctctgggcaacctgggccaggggctcaccaccctcagagtgaagaatttcttcccgataccTAATGtaaatccaccctcttccagtttgaagccatctgTGCAGAAAGCCCTGTCCAGAGGGTGTATCTGTGGCTGAAGGGCAGTGAGGGGAGTCCAGCTGGTACAAGCTGGCAGACTGACGGTTAGAGATGATTTTTGCATACACAGAAACAGGCTCATGAAATTCTTGATATATAATACTCTCTAGTGTCAAAGTACTTGCAGGATTTATGGAGGGTTAAACCCATACGTTTCATTGAACATCCACACTCGGTACCAGGGGATCATCATCTGTTCGTTAACTTACGTGTAAACCTTCCTATTCATAATATAAACTGAATATCAACTGGTTGTAGTTAGCGAGCACAATTTTGTGAGGGAGCTACCCTGTGTTTTTCTTGCGTGAGTATTTCTTTGGCATACCTTCTGAAGCTATCACGATTACCTGCTCTTGGAAATCAGACGCTAAGTGGGGCAAACCCCAAGCCTTTCTGGGTGTGAGAATTCTCACGCTGTTTAGCGAACGGGGGCCATGCTACATGTACGAATACAGGCTAGAGGTACTTCTTATTCCTCAaagtatttgatttattttgtccCTTTTGCAGAATGTCTTACCGGGTAAGAAATGTTTCTCACTGGTGATCTTTGCGtggttttttttgagatgggAGGAACTTTTTGGTATGACTTTGGATAGCGTGATTTGCACACGCTTCATTTCCATGTGTCTTGTCCTCATTTCCATGTTCTTTGCAAACACATGTTAATGAAACACAAATGAGTGAATTGACATTTGAATGGTAATATACTCTCTCTATCTGCCTTTACATAACAGAATGGTTTCTACGGACTTTGTGACAAAGTAGTCAAGAAAATAGTAGTCAGAGACCCAGAGCTGTAGGATGTCATTGACTCCACTTTTAATAAAGCAAGTGCACAAACACACATAGATGTGAACAGACCGTGATTACAGGAGCTGTGTTTTCCAGTGTTGCTCGCTAGGAGAAGGTCTTTGTAGAGCATCCCGTGTAGGCAGGTACTCGGTATCATTAGTTAAGCACAAGGATTTCTCTTTGTGGTCTATAATCTCACACCTTTTCAGATGATTCCCTTCTGGTTTTCTAGTTattatttctgtgctgttgaATATATTGGAAAGTCCCTATAAGGCCTGGGAAAGGATTCATGGATCTAACTCTGGAACGGTTATCTAGTTAATAAGAAGTGGGAATCAGCAGCAGTCTTTAAGGGAAAGCGGTCCAGGTGAGGCTTTTAGCTCAGCTTGCCAGACCAGAGAGATCCATAGGAATTATCGGTGCTGTAGGTTGCTTGCTTTTAACTGAACCTGCTTTTGGCTCCTGGTGGGTGCTGACACGGGTGGTTAGCTACGGAGAGGATGCATCCTACTCTGCTGGGGACATTTTGCTTTAGCTCATTGAGTAGAGCCCTCCAAAGTAAGCCTTTGGAACTTAAAAATTCTGGTCCTGCTGTTCAGCCTACTGGATAAGGCTGTATTTTATATGGTGATTGTGTCTGGGACTATAGCTTATGGAGACATCATAAACAGAATTATCTCAGTAAAATGCAGCCAGCGTCTATTGAGGAGCAGGTGACGAAGGATCTGGTTTATTGTCTGTTTATTGAGAGTCCTCCTCTGGCTCTTCTTTGATGGAATTCTGGAAATAATCTACTGTGTTCAGATCAGGCTTAAGCAAGATGATGTAGCATTTAGGCATATAGTAGGTTCCCAAGATACCCAGAGTGGTTGCCAAAATGGTACTAATCTGAGTAACAGACTTGAGGACTGTCTTCAGCGTGGCAAAAAGAGCAATGAAGAAGATCCAGATGATGAAATAGATTAGGATGGCAAATGTGATGCCCCTGGCGatattgtatttcttcccagagGTCCGTACCATGAAGGTGCACAGGAAGCAGACGAAGGCTATGCAGCTGTTGTAGCCGTGCATCAGGGCAAAGGCAAGCCAGGACTGCGTGGTACACACCAGCAGAACTTCGGTGGGCAGTGACTTGTAGTCAGGCTGCAGATGGTCAGGGCCCAAGTGAAGGTAGCAGACACAGAACGAGCACTCGGTGAGGAGGCACAGGGCAACGAGGAGCCAGGCCCTCCTGCGGGTCACCCAGTGCAAGAGGGTTGGGGCACAGTGAGGGAACTCTGTCACGAGGGTGATCTCAAGGGACTTGATGAAGAAGGTAGAGAAACAACCATTGAGGCAGAGGGCATAGACTATCTGCTGGGTCATACAAAGGGTGTTACTGGGCTTCCCTATATAGAGACAGGAGCTGAGACACAGCAGCGTGAGTGCGAACAAGGCAAAGAGGTTCAGTTTGCCTCCAGAAGCCTGCACAAGGGGAGTCTCGAGGCTCTTTAAAAAGAGCACTGCTGTCAGACAGATCAGGGATATGGTGATGGACATCAACGTTAGCAAGGCAATGGTGAGCGGCTCATTCCAAAAGAGGTATTTCTCGCTGCGGTCATAACACCGTGTGCTCTGGACAGGGGACCACTGATGCTCTAGGCAGGGAGTGCAGGTGGTGctgtctgcaaagcagcagtgagATGTTGATGACCACCTTGCAGTAGAGTGCTGctgccccgctgcaggcaggcCTTGAGCAAGGGTCACAGTCCTGAATTAGACAGCTGGTTTGGGTGCTGCCTTgcctgcttccccccctcccttcctaaGTGTAATGGATCTCCAAAGCTTGGGATAGTTCAATCTCATTTTCCCTCCGCTTGTCCACCCTCCCCCCAAAAGGATGCACGTATTTCTTGGCTCTGTTTCCCTTCCCCAGGAAGGATCACCAACTTCCAAAAGATCCCACAATTTCATCAAAcccctttctcctgcctcttgAGATAAAACACGTGCCTTCTCTTTGGGATCGACAGAGGAAGATCCCCCACTGAAGATCTGCAGAGCAAGACTGCGCAATGCACAGCAGaacaaaagggaggaaaatatCCCCCGGGCAGTGCAGCAGGGCGGAAGAGCTCCCAACTGGTGTTACCAGCTCTGGGAACCTGTGTGACCTCAACTAGTGGTCAGGCATAACAGAGACAGTTAAAGCCATTACATTTCTCAGACCTCACCTTTAGCGCTCCAGAAGGTGTTTTCTGGACAATCTGTACAGTCGTAGCAGCAGAGGTGGAatccttttatttgtttaaattgtCCTGGTTTACAATGTCTGAAGCACTCTGAGGTAGGCTCCTAGGGCAAAAGGAAGAATGAATGTCAGCCAGGCACCTTCAGGAGAAGCACCGTATCACCAAACATGCTGCAAGAAATTGGCTGTGCTGGGATCCAGCCTGTGTCTGAGTCCTAACCAGTGCTGGGAATACCTTTTTCTAGTTTTACGCAGTGGAGACGGATTACGCGTTTGCAGAGGAGTAAGAACTGGGTCCCACACAAATCTTGTAGGCTAATCGCTCCGTCAGAACAGTTCTgatgaagcagcaaaaaaaaatttgcttcattttgtgGTTGTTTATGTTTTTGCCCACCATCTTTACCTTTTGATCTGCAGTGTGAAACTGAATCTGAGACTTATCGATGTACAAGGAGTCTTCGTAGTCGCCAGCAGGCAGATAAGTAAGGGTGCCATTTTTCCAGGACCAGAATATAAGCTTGTAGCCGGTGTTTGTGCCATGGGTATGATCAAACTTGAAACTTTGGCCGTTCACCGTGAATGGGAAGGTGTTCATGAagtgcagcagctgaggaggaaaaTGAGAATTGAGAGTAAGTATTGGTACAGTTTCTCGCTTGGAGGATGGTAATGCAGGACGCTAATTTTTGGCTGAAATCAGTTGTCTTTTCTGTGGGCTAAGGTTGCAGCTATCGGCCTTTTGGCTGTATTACCAGCTGCTCTCTTGTGCCAGGCCCAATTAACCCCAGAGAGGAGAAGGCAGCCCCAGCCGGCAGCAGAGGAGGTGCTGGTGTAGGGGTTGAGTGGCCGAAGGAATTGCTGAGGCTGTATCGCTCCCAGGGTAGGGCAGGAGCACAGTGCAatgttcccccctccctgcctggctgtgtGCAGCTCCGACACGTAGATCGGATAAAAAATTGCTGTTTGTCCCCCTGGCCTTTACTTACCTGCCAAGATTTGATGGATGCTTTGGGACACACGTGGTGGGTGCACCCCAGCGCCCTGTGCAGTGCGTGAGCCACGCTGTAGACTGCGATGTACACAGGTTGCATTTGGGAGTGTCTTAACACCGACGAGATGTTGCGCAGCGAGATGTGGTCGCACTCTTTGCAAAGCGTGTCCACCACGTCAGAGTTCATGAGGTAGTTGAATTCTCTAGACTCCTGGCAAAATTTATCCTGCTGAACATAGGTAAAGAGGTCGGCAACGTATTTCTGGAAGCCAGGGACTGAGTGTGCTTTCATAATAAATCCTAAGACTGTCCCGATGCTCTGAATATTTGGGGTGGTGGCAATTTTGTCAGACATTATCCAGGCTTCAGTGCCAATCCAGACTTTCTCACTCAGTCCCATCCTGATGCTTTGTTCCAGCAGGGCCTGGGCTGGCTGGCTAAAGGCAAAAAGCACAATGATGTTGACTTTGGTGTTGTTAATTAACTTAATGGTATCTTCCAGTTGGTGTTGGGCTTTGGGGTCTGCAAGGTCTGTAGGAATTAGCCCCTCGAATGCAATGCAGATGCTGTGATTTGCAGCTATGCTTAAGAAGAGCCCCTGGGCTCCTCGGCCATATTCATCATCACTTCCAAGGGTGGCAATCCAGTTCCATCCAAACCTGTTCAGCAGCAGGACCACAGCTTCCACCAAGCTCTTATCACTGGCAACGGTACGGTAGAAGGATGGGTACAACTCCGTGTTGCTGAGCTGCTCACTGCTGGCTCCATAGCTGACCTGCAgatgagaggagaagagaggaagcGAGGCAAAGAGTGAAGCTGAGGGAAGTGTTGACAGTCCAGATCACTCTCCACCTTCTTTGCTTAGTCTCAGTGCCCTAGATTTTCAAAAATGCTAGGTCAGGATAGTGGGAAAGAAGAACTTCTCTAAAGGAATTAGGTCCATTGTGGCTGCATTTACCAAGAGAACCGTAAGCTCGCCCCTGTCACTTGCCTCCTGTAGCACCATCCCATGTGGCTGTCTCCACACTGCCATTTGTGCCCATCGTTGCAGCACCAGCCCTTATCATTAATGCCAATGATAACGAGCTACTTTCTACAACGGGTGACGTACCCACGATTCAGTAGCATCTTAGCTCAGGGCTAAATTTACCTGACCGTTACAGCTCTCGGTATTGTGGTAACTGAGTACTTACAGTCATAGATGTATTTTCGTGGGATCCTCCCGGTTTACGCTGGGAGCTCTGTTTTTCCCATTTTACGTGGATCACAGAGCGGCCTGAGTTATCCCTCTTCTTTCTGGGAAGTTAGACACTGGAGTGTGTTCCAGGAGGGAAGTTTAATGACCTACCCAAGATCGCTCAGGAAATCTGTGGCAGAGGAAAGACTGGAATCTGCACTTTAAGAGTCCTGGTTCAAAGACCTAGATCACAGACAGCATTGTTGATCCAAACCCTTCCCACACCGAAAAGGGGaattctttcttttgcagagaGTTTCTTTACCTGTGGGATCAAGAAGAAGCTGAACAGCTTGGCTGTTACCATGCAGAGGTCTGACTTGTGTGGTCCGATCACCGCGGTCACGCGGGGCTGGTAGTCGGTGTAGTTGCACAGCACTCCAATGCCCGTTGTGCCATTTTGGGTCAGAAACAGCAAACTGGGCTGTAAGGCCACCACCGGCTCAAAGCAGGTGTTGTGCATGTCATAGCCCAGCTTTACTCCCGGCAGAAGGGAAGTGGAGTTGTTGATCTGATCGATAGCAAACTTCATCCCAAGAGCCCATATTAGCCCGTCTACAAATAACCTGCAGTCAGAGGAGAGAGGGAATTGCACGGCCTGTCAGCGTTGCTGCAGAGTGATCAGCTTGTTCCACATTCTTTGACGTCTCAGCATCCTGCCTGTTGCCACGCCAGGTGTACGTGGCACTGTCAGCAGCGCACCCCTGCACCTACCGCCTTTGAATTTCGTACTGTGGGTAGAGAGGCTCTGAGCACCTTTCAAATCTAATTAATCCTGTCTGTCGGCAAATATATCCTCTGTGCTTCAAAGGGGAAGAAACAGAGGTATAGAGAAACCGGTATGTTTAGCTGGGGGCGGATCAAGACTCAGATGACCTCCTGCTCTTGGCTTTGTGTAACTTCAGCCACGAAGCCAGTGGCTTCCAAAGCGCCGGGCATGCTCATTTGGGAGACAAGTCCTCCTGGGATTTCCCCCCGCTGTACAGCTCAGCGCGCTGGGTTTATTCCCTGCCTAGCAGCCTGTGAagatggaaagatttttttggaCCGTACTTCCCTGTGCTTTGTTGCTGCCGAAGCAGCAGG
This is a stretch of genomic DNA from Larus michahellis chromosome 16, bLarMic1.1, whole genome shotgun sequence. It encodes these proteins:
- the TAS1R3 gene encoding taste receptor type 1 member 3; the protein is MVPNLLLCLSFGYAAALRPTCLSAQFRRPGDYIIGGLFPFGTDTINLTTRSEPTSVGCERLFVDGLIWALGMKFAIDQINNSTSLLPGVKLGYDMHNTCFEPVVALQPSLLFLTQNGTTGIGVLCNYTDYQPRVTAVIGPHKSDLCMVTAKLFSFFLIPQVSYGASSEQLSNTELYPSFYRTVASDKSLVEAVVLLLNRFGWNWIATLGSDDEYGRGAQGLFLSIAANHSICIAFEGLIPTDLADPKAQHQLEDTIKLINNTKVNIIVLFAFSQPAQALLEQSIRMGLSEKVWIGTEAWIMSDKIATTPNIQSIGTVLGFIMKAHSVPGFQKYVADLFTYVQQDKFCQESREFNYLMNSDVVDTLCKECDHISLRNISSVLRHSQMQPVYIAVYSVAHALHRALGCTHHVCPKASIKSWQLLHFMNTFPFTVNGQSFKFDHTHGTNTGYKLIFWSWKNGTLTYLPAGDYEDSLYIDKSQIQFHTADQKEPTSECFRHCKPGQFKQIKGFHLCCYDCTDCPENTFWSAKDSTTCTPCLEHQWSPVQSTRCYDRSEKYLFWNEPLTIALLTLMSITISLICLTAVLFLKSLETPLVQASGGKLNLFALFALTLLCLSSCLYIGKPSNTLCMTQQIVYALCLNGCFSTFFIKSLEITLVTEFPHCAPTLLHWVTRRRAWLLVALCLLTECSFCVCYLHLGPDHLQPDYKSLPTEVLLVCTTQSWLAFALMHGYNSCIAFVCFLCTFMVRTSGKKYNIARGITFAILIYFIIWIFFIALFATLKTVLKSVTQISTILATTLGILGTYYMPKCYIILLKPDLNTVDYFQNSIKEEPEEDSQ